One genomic segment of Zonotrichia albicollis isolate bZonAlb1 chromosome 34, bZonAlb1.hap1, whole genome shotgun sequence includes these proteins:
- the UXT gene encoding protein UXT: MAAAEKAQRYEAFVSDVLQRDLRRVQEQRDAVFEQQAQVLQLRSALSRLQDAAAPLRTQVDLGCNFFVSAEVPDPRRVFVALGFGFFAELTLPEALRHLERRSSLLQRLSDSLTRDGAKIRAHIRLVLEGLRELQGLQEPPVTSDP, translated from the exons ATGGCGGCGGCGGAGAAGGCGCAGCGCTACGAGGCGTTCGTCAGCGACGTCCTGCAGCGAGACTTGAG GCGGGTGCAGGAGCAGCGCGACGCCGTGTTCGAGCAGCAGGCGCAGGTGCTGCAGCTCCGCTCCGCCCTCAGCCGCCTGCAG gacgCCGCCGCCCCCCTGCGCACCCAGGTGGATCTCGGCTGCAATTTCTTTGTCAGCGCCGAAGT cccggACCCCCGGCGCGTGTTCGTGGCTCTGGGGTTCGGGTTCTTCGCGGAGCTGACGCTGCCCGAGGCCCTTCGGCACCTGGAGCGCCGCAGTTCCCTCCTGCAGAG GCTCAGCGATTCCCTGACGCGTGATGGGGCCAAGATCCGCGCCCACATCCGGCTGGTGCTGGAG ggcctgcgggaactgcaggggctgcaggagcccccCGTGACCTCTGACCCCTGA
- the SYN1 gene encoding synapsin-1 isoform X2 gives MTVTLSPAPAGVGQVRVGSPQVLGAVAAAMGGARAGALLRGGPVGTEKLRVQRIGDQYRALRWSLGGGDTAGEGPQVEPVALSPRHRAWVDACAGLFGGVDICGVEALRGPDGQEQIVQVLGSWLPLLGPGAAEDQAQIVELVLERMREELPRPRSPSPARPRPQVSVTSGTPRPGTPPQQRPQPQGAPPPSGPAQPRPQPQGQPRPQMGGASPRPAQPGPAQPRGPAQPRPLAAQPRPQTPTATPQPRPTSPQPRPQTPPSPAQPRPQIPPSSPQPHPHAPPTSQPRPPLAASAPQPRPPSPQPRPQAPPTSPQPRPQISPTSQLRPQAPPTSDPQPRPPGPAVSPQPRPQAPPTSQPRPQAPPTSAPQPRPQGPATSPQPRPQAPPTSPQPRLQRSPSVPQPRPQAPPSSATPRPPGPQAPPTTRQPRPQAPPIAPKPVLAPKPGSAPPPSPAPEQGPPESLRALRQSFASLFSD, from the exons ATGACGGTGACGCTCAGCCCCGCCCCCGCtggggtgggacag GTGCGCGTGGGCTCCCCGCAGGTGCTCGGTGCCGTGGCCGCCGCCATGGGTGGGGCCCGGGCGGGGGCGCTGCTGCGGGGGGGCCCCGTGGGAACCGAGAAACTGCGGGTGCAGAGGATCGGGGACCAGTACAGGGCCCTGCG GTGGTCCCTGGGGGGCGGGGACacggcgggggaggggccgcagGTGGAGCCGGTCGCGCTCAGCCCCAG GCACCGGGCCTGGGTTGACGCCTGCGCTGGCCTCTTCGGGGGCGTCGACATCTGCGGGGTGGAGGCGCTGAGGGGCCCCGACGGGCAGGAGCAGATCGTGCAG GTTCTGGGTTCCTGGCTGCCCCTGCTGGGCCCGGGCGCGGCCGAGGACCAGGCCCAGATCGTGGAGTTGGTGCTGGAGCGGATGAGGGAGGAGCTGCCCCGCCCccgcagcccctcccccgcccggCCACGCCCACAG GTGTCGGTGACATCGGGGACCCCCCGGccggggacccccccccagCAGAGACCCCAACCCCAGG GTGCTCCGCCTCCGTCTGGCCCCGCCCAGCCACGCCCCCAGCCGCAGGGGCAGCCACGCCCACAAATGGGCGGAGCTTCACCAcgccctgcccagccaggcccTGCTCAGCCACGAGGCCCCGCCCAGCCCCGCCCACTCGCTGCACAGCCCCGCCCCCAAACCCCAACGGCCACACCCCAGCCCCGCCCAACCTCCCCGCAGCCACGCCCACAAACCCCGCCCAGCCCGGCTCAGCCACGCCCACAAatccctcccagctccccacAGCCACACCCGCACGCCCCGCCCACTTCGCAGCCCCGCCCACCTCTGGCTGCCTCGGCGCCTCAGCCACGCCCACCCAGCCCGCAGCCCCGCCCACAAGCCCCGCCCAcatccccgcagccccgcccaCAAATCTCTCCCACATCCCAACTCCGCCCTCAAGCCCCGCCCAC CTCAGATCCTCAGCCCCGCCCACCCGGCCCggctgtgtccccccagccAAGGCCACAAGCCCCACCCACTTCACAACCCCGCCCCCAAGCCCCGCCCAcctcagcccctcagccccGCCCCCAAGGTCCAGCTACCTCACCCCAGCCCCGCCCCCAAGCCCCACCCacctccccccagccccgcctccAGCGCTCCCCATCCGTGCCCCAGCCCCGTCCCCAAGCCCCGCCCTCCTCCGCCACGCCCCGCCCCCCCGGCCCGCAGGCCCCACCCACCACGCGCCAGCCCCGCCCCCAGGCCCCGCCCATCGCCCCCAAACCCGTGCTTGCCCCCAAACCCGGCTCCGCCCCTCCCCCCAG CCCCGCCCCCGAGCAGGGCCCCCCCGAGAGCCTGCGGGCGCTGCGGCAGAGCTTCGCCAGCCTCTTCTCCGACTGA
- the SYN1 gene encoding synapsin-1 isoform X1, translating into MTVTLSPAPAGVGQVRVGSPQVLGAVAAAMGGARAGALLRGGPVGTEKLRVQRIGDQYRALRWSLGGGDTAGEGPQVEPVALSPRHRAWVDACAGLFGGVDICGVEALRGPDGQEQIVQVLGSWLPLLGPGAAEDQAQIVELVLERMREELPRPRSPSPARPRPQVSVTSGTPRPGTPPQQRPQPQGAPPPSGPAQPRPQPQGQPRPQMGGASPRPAQPGPAQPRGPAQPRPLAAQPRPQTPTATPQPRPTSPQPRPQTPPSPAQPRPQIPPSSPQPHPHAPPTSQPRPPLAASAPQPRPPSPQPRPQAPPTSPQPRPQISPTSQLRPQAPPTSQPRPQAPPTSDPQPRPPGPAVSPQPRPQAPPTSQPRPQAPPTSAPQPRPQGPATSPQPRPQAPPTSPQPRLQRSPSVPQPRPQAPPSSATPRPPGPQAPPTTRQPRPQAPPIAPKPVLAPKPGSAPPPSPAPEQGPPESLRALRQSFASLFSD; encoded by the exons ATGACGGTGACGCTCAGCCCCGCCCCCGCtggggtgggacag GTGCGCGTGGGCTCCCCGCAGGTGCTCGGTGCCGTGGCCGCCGCCATGGGTGGGGCCCGGGCGGGGGCGCTGCTGCGGGGGGGCCCCGTGGGAACCGAGAAACTGCGGGTGCAGAGGATCGGGGACCAGTACAGGGCCCTGCG GTGGTCCCTGGGGGGCGGGGACacggcgggggaggggccgcagGTGGAGCCGGTCGCGCTCAGCCCCAG GCACCGGGCCTGGGTTGACGCCTGCGCTGGCCTCTTCGGGGGCGTCGACATCTGCGGGGTGGAGGCGCTGAGGGGCCCCGACGGGCAGGAGCAGATCGTGCAG GTTCTGGGTTCCTGGCTGCCCCTGCTGGGCCCGGGCGCGGCCGAGGACCAGGCCCAGATCGTGGAGTTGGTGCTGGAGCGGATGAGGGAGGAGCTGCCCCGCCCccgcagcccctcccccgcccggCCACGCCCACAG GTGTCGGTGACATCGGGGACCCCCCGGccggggacccccccccagCAGAGACCCCAACCCCAGG GTGCTCCGCCTCCGTCTGGCCCCGCCCAGCCACGCCCCCAGCCGCAGGGGCAGCCACGCCCACAAATGGGCGGAGCTTCACCAcgccctgcccagccaggcccTGCTCAGCCACGAGGCCCCGCCCAGCCCCGCCCACTCGCTGCACAGCCCCGCCCCCAAACCCCAACGGCCACACCCCAGCCCCGCCCAACCTCCCCGCAGCCACGCCCACAAACCCCGCCCAGCCCGGCTCAGCCACGCCCACAAatccctcccagctccccacAGCCACACCCGCACGCCCCGCCCACTTCGCAGCCCCGCCCACCTCTGGCTGCCTCGGCGCCTCAGCCACGCCCACCCAGCCCGCAGCCCCGCCCACAAGCCCCGCCCAcatccccgcagccccgcccaCAAATCTCTCCCACATCCCAACTCCGCCCTCAAGCCCCGCCCACCTCACAGCCCCGCCCTCAAGCCCCGCCCACCTCAGATCCTCAGCCCCGCCCACCCGGCCCggctgtgtccccccagccAAGGCCACAAGCCCCACCCACTTCACAACCCCGCCCCCAAGCCCCGCCCAcctcagcccctcagccccGCCCCCAAGGTCCAGCTACCTCACCCCAGCCCCGCCCCCAAGCCCCACCCacctccccccagccccgcctccAGCGCTCCCCATCCGTGCCCCAGCCCCGTCCCCAAGCCCCGCCCTCCTCCGCCACGCCCCGCCCCCCCGGCCCGCAGGCCCCACCCACCACGCGCCAGCCCCGCCCCCAGGCCCCGCCCATCGCCCCCAAACCCGTGCTTGCCCCCAAACCCGGCTCCGCCCCTCCCCCCAG CCCCGCCCCCGAGCAGGGCCCCCCCGAGAGCCTGCGGGCGCTGCGGCAGAGCTTCGCCAGCCTCTTCTCCGACTGA